From a single Silene latifolia isolate original U9 population chromosome 6, ASM4854445v1, whole genome shotgun sequence genomic region:
- the LOC141586369 gene encoding uncharacterized protein LOC141586369 isoform X1 → MVETHNNKLKKLQFTEEDAYSLLQRYPASTILSVLREVAQYPSVKINWENLLKKTSSGIKSAAELQLLWRHLAYRHPLPIPPSPSSSPSDDDSDLEFEVEPFPPVSTEAAFEAANCVKVLACGSTSECVTTAEAEQPNGHASRLFGSDNVAAAPSSGQSEGIDVSASINANANNFKKKRKWTDEEDSQLLAGVRKWGEGNWAAILREGSWARTPSQLSQRWANMRRRQGTVNVGAGTSTGQHLSEAQLATRRAIDLALKDNLTAAVGSNNAGKPKVSNGESPGSINTGAAQRQISQAATTPASTSAKAGVIKPRAPVKKAATKTATVSDSIQRTAVAAGARIVNPSDADALRNFANVHFFRSGTPVPVAQSFASGGPPAKDTIVKASLPAAAGSQLPKPRSLPAVCSSASANDRILKKEEKTPIEVNETTQMVRLLPKAKSRLTTVDLTKQTAVGNSQGNPANEGNDEALKQVVMNPVLVDVSETVSTTQVSGAPVMDGKLESFKSSVADESAEKMEISSEGLAGAK, encoded by the exons ATGGTTGAAACTCACAACAATAAGCTCAAGAAACTCCAATTCACCGAAGAAGACGCCTATTCTCTCCTCCAACG GTATCCGGCATCGACGATATTATCAGTGCTGCGAGAAGTGGCGCAGTATCCGTCGGTAAAGATAAATTGGGAAAACTTGTTAAAGAAGACAAGTAGTGGTATAAAGTCTGCTGCTGAGCTTCAATTGCTATGGCGTCATTTAGCGTATCGACATCCGCTTCCGATTCctccttctccttcttcttcgcCTTCTGATGACGATAGTGATCTCGAGTTTGAAGTCGAACCGTTTCCGCCTGTTTCGACCGAGGCTGCCTTTGAAGCTGCGAATTGTGTCAAG GTGCTTGCATGTGGATCAACGAGTGAGTGTGTGACCACTGCAGAGGCTGAGCAGCCTAATGGCCATGCCTCGAGGTTGTTTGGTTCCGACAATGTGGCTGCTGCACCGTCTTCAGGTCAGAGTGAAGGAATAGATGTCAGTGCCAGTATCAACGCCAATGCTAATAACTTCAAAAAGAAACGTAAATGGACGGATGAGGAAGACTCTCAACTGCTGGCAGGTGTTCGCAAATGGGGAGAGGGTAATTGGGCTGCTATCCTAAGAGAAGGCTCCTGGGCTAGAACTCCCTCCCAGCTTTCTCAG AGGTGGGCAAATATGAGAAGGAGACAAGGAACCGTGAATGTCGGAGCTGGTACCTCAACTGGCCAACATCTTTCTGAGGCACAGCTAGCTACCCGTCGGGCAATTGACTTGGCTCTCAAGGATAACCTAACAGCAG CTGTTGGTAGTAATAATGCTGGTAAACCGAAGGTGTCAAATGGGGAGTCACCTGGGAGCATCAATACAGGGGCAGCCCAAAGGCAAATCTCTCAAGCAGCTACCACGCCTGCCAGCACAAGTGCAAAAGCAGGGGTTATAAAGCCACGTGCTCCCGTAAAAAAGGCTGCAACAAAGACCGCCACTGTTAGTGACTCTATTCAACGTACTGCTGTTGCTGCTGGTGCTCGCATTGTCAACCCTTCAGATGCCGACGCTTTACGAAATTTTGCCAATGTTCATTTCTTTCGCAGCGGTACACCCGTTCCCGTGGCTCAATCCTTTGCTAGTGGAGGTCCACCAGCAAAGGACACCATTGTAAAAGCCTCTCTACCAGCAGCTGCTGGCTCTCAGCTTCCAAAGCCTAGATCCTTGCCTGCTGTTTGCTCTTCTGCTTCTGCAAATGACCGTATTCTGAAAAAGGAGGAGAAAACTCCTATTGAAGTTAATGAGACCACACAAATGGTCAGACTTTTACCAAAAGCAAAAAGCCGTTTGACAACTGTTGATCTCACTAAACAAACTGCTGTTGGCAATTCGCAGGGTAACCCTGCGAATGAAGGTAATGATGAAGCATTAAAGCAGGTGGTCATGAACCCTGTTCTGGTGGATGTTAGTGAGACCGTGTCCACCACGCAAGTAAGCGGTGCCCCTGTCATGGATGGAAAGCTGGAGTCTTTCAAGAGCTCTGTAGCTGATGAAAGCGC
- the LOC141586369 gene encoding uncharacterized protein LOC141586369 isoform X2 — MVETHNNKLKKLQFTEEDAYSLLQRYPASTILSVLREVAQYPSVKINWENLLKKTSSGIKSAAELQLLWRHLAYRHPLPIPPSPSSSPSDDDSDLEFEVEPFPPVSTEAAFEAANCVKVLACGSTSECVTTAEAEQPNGHASRLFGSDNVAAAPSSGQSEGIDVSASINANANNFKKKRKWTDEEDSQLLAGVRKWGEGNWAAILREGSWARTPSQLSQRWANMRRRQGTVNVGAGTSTGQHLSEAQLATRRAIDLALKDNLTAAVGSNNAGKPKVSNGESPGSINTGAAQRQISQAATTPASTSAKAGVIKPRAPVKKAATKTATVSDSIQRTAVAAGARIVNPSDADALRNFANVHFFRSGTPVPVAQSFASGGPPAKDTIVKASLPAAAGSQLPKPRSLPAVCSSASANDRILKKEEKTPIEVNETTQMGNPANEGNDEALKQVVMNPVLVDVSETVSTTQVSGAPVMDGKLESFKSSVADESAEKMEISSEGLAGAK, encoded by the exons ATGGTTGAAACTCACAACAATAAGCTCAAGAAACTCCAATTCACCGAAGAAGACGCCTATTCTCTCCTCCAACG GTATCCGGCATCGACGATATTATCAGTGCTGCGAGAAGTGGCGCAGTATCCGTCGGTAAAGATAAATTGGGAAAACTTGTTAAAGAAGACAAGTAGTGGTATAAAGTCTGCTGCTGAGCTTCAATTGCTATGGCGTCATTTAGCGTATCGACATCCGCTTCCGATTCctccttctccttcttcttcgcCTTCTGATGACGATAGTGATCTCGAGTTTGAAGTCGAACCGTTTCCGCCTGTTTCGACCGAGGCTGCCTTTGAAGCTGCGAATTGTGTCAAG GTGCTTGCATGTGGATCAACGAGTGAGTGTGTGACCACTGCAGAGGCTGAGCAGCCTAATGGCCATGCCTCGAGGTTGTTTGGTTCCGACAATGTGGCTGCTGCACCGTCTTCAGGTCAGAGTGAAGGAATAGATGTCAGTGCCAGTATCAACGCCAATGCTAATAACTTCAAAAAGAAACGTAAATGGACGGATGAGGAAGACTCTCAACTGCTGGCAGGTGTTCGCAAATGGGGAGAGGGTAATTGGGCTGCTATCCTAAGAGAAGGCTCCTGGGCTAGAACTCCCTCCCAGCTTTCTCAG AGGTGGGCAAATATGAGAAGGAGACAAGGAACCGTGAATGTCGGAGCTGGTACCTCAACTGGCCAACATCTTTCTGAGGCACAGCTAGCTACCCGTCGGGCAATTGACTTGGCTCTCAAGGATAACCTAACAGCAG CTGTTGGTAGTAATAATGCTGGTAAACCGAAGGTGTCAAATGGGGAGTCACCTGGGAGCATCAATACAGGGGCAGCCCAAAGGCAAATCTCTCAAGCAGCTACCACGCCTGCCAGCACAAGTGCAAAAGCAGGGGTTATAAAGCCACGTGCTCCCGTAAAAAAGGCTGCAACAAAGACCGCCACTGTTAGTGACTCTATTCAACGTACTGCTGTTGCTGCTGGTGCTCGCATTGTCAACCCTTCAGATGCCGACGCTTTACGAAATTTTGCCAATGTTCATTTCTTTCGCAGCGGTACACCCGTTCCCGTGGCTCAATCCTTTGCTAGTGGAGGTCCACCAGCAAAGGACACCATTGTAAAAGCCTCTCTACCAGCAGCTGCTGGCTCTCAGCTTCCAAAGCCTAGATCCTTGCCTGCTGTTTGCTCTTCTGCTTCTGCAAATGACCGTATTCTGAAAAAGGAGGAGAAAACTCCTATTGAAGTTAATGAGACCACACAAATG GGTAACCCTGCGAATGAAGGTAATGATGAAGCATTAAAGCAGGTGGTCATGAACCCTGTTCTGGTGGATGTTAGTGAGACCGTGTCCACCACGCAAGTAAGCGGTGCCCCTGTCATGGATGGAAAGCTGGAGTCTTTCAAGAGCTCTGTAGCTGATGAAAGCGC